The Clostridioides sp. ES-S-0010-02 genome window below encodes:
- a CDS encoding bifunctional 3,4-dihydroxy-2-butanone-4-phosphate synthase/GTP cyclohydrolase II — MFNTIKEAINDIKNGKMVIVVDDESRENEGDLLMAAEMATPETINFMATYGRGLICLPATEEKFKSLNIPLMVKENTDTFQTAFTVTIDGIDTLTGISAYERAETVKLFCNESSTSKDFKTPGHVFPLIAKTGGVLVRDGHTEASVDLARLAGFKEIGLICEIMKDDGTMARVDDLMIFKEKHNLKIITIKDLIEYRKRNETTIEKISSAFLPTKYGNFEIIGYKDIYSNEEHIALTYGNVNEENTLVRLHSECLTGDVFHSLKCDCGLQLETSMKKIVENGSGVLIYMKQEGRGIGLLNKIKAYKLQEEGYDTVEANLMLGFEEDMRDFYIAAQILKNLHIKSINLLSNNPDKINQLEKYGIKIEHRVPINEEINDFNKLYLKTKKDKMGHLLDII; from the coding sequence ATGTTTAACACTATTAAAGAAGCTATTAATGATATCAAAAATGGAAAAATGGTAATCGTAGTTGATGATGAAAGCAGAGAAAATGAAGGAGATTTATTGATGGCAGCTGAAATGGCTACACCTGAGACAATAAACTTTATGGCTACATATGGTAGGGGCCTTATTTGTCTTCCTGCTACTGAAGAAAAATTTAAAAGTCTAAATATACCTCTTATGGTTAAAGAAAATACAGACACATTTCAAACTGCATTTACTGTCACTATAGATGGAATAGATACTTTAACAGGTATATCTGCATATGAGAGAGCTGAAACTGTCAAACTATTCTGTAATGAAAGTTCCACAAGTAAAGATTTTAAAACACCTGGACATGTATTTCCATTAATAGCAAAAACTGGAGGTGTCCTAGTTAGAGATGGTCACACAGAAGCTTCTGTAGACCTTGCTAGACTTGCAGGATTTAAAGAAATTGGTCTTATCTGCGAAATAATGAAAGATGATGGTACAATGGCAAGAGTTGATGATTTAATGATATTTAAAGAAAAACATAATTTAAAAATAATTACTATAAAAGACTTGATAGAATATCGAAAAAGAAATGAAACCACTATAGAAAAAATTTCTAGTGCTTTTCTTCCAACAAAATATGGAAATTTTGAAATAATAGGATATAAAGATATTTACTCAAATGAAGAACACATTGCCCTTACTTATGGAAATGTAAATGAAGAAAATACACTAGTCAGACTTCATTCTGAATGTTTAACAGGTGATGTATTTCATTCTTTAAAATGTGATTGTGGGCTACAGTTAGAAACTTCTATGAAAAAAATTGTAGAAAATGGAAGTGGTGTTTTAATTTATATGAAACAGGAAGGCAGAGGTATTGGGCTTTTAAATAAAATTAAAGCTTATAAACTTCAAGAAGAAGGTTATGATACTGTTGAAGCGAATTTAATGCTTGGATTTGAAGAAGATATGAGAGATTTTTATATCGCTGCTCAGATATTAAAAAATTTACATATAAAAAGTATAAACCTTTTAAGTAATAATCCTGACAAAATAAATCAATTAGAAAAATATGGAATAAAAATTGAACATAGAGTTCCTATTAATGAAGAAATTAATGATTTTAATAAATTATATCTGAAAACTAAGAAGGATAAAATGGGACATCTATTAGATATTATATAG
- the thiS gene encoding sulfur carrier protein ThiS: MKVNGKNVEFKENLTVIDLLNKYNLKSDRVVVEINLEIIEESNYNTYILKDEDVVELISFIGGG, translated from the coding sequence GTGAAGGTTAATGGAAAGAATGTTGAATTCAAAGAAAACTTAACTGTTATAGATTTGTTGAATAAATATAATTTGAAGAGCGATAGAGTTGTAGTTGAGATAAATCTAGAAATAATTGAAGAATCCAATTACAATACATATATATTAAAGGATGAAGATGTTGTAGAACTTATTAGCTTTATTGGAGGTGGTTAA
- the thiF gene encoding thiamine biosynthesis protein ThiF has product MVKIKIFVNEVLTDVEKNTTAYKVRDKYNHKCDVLVLNGYPIKADIPLSENDKLTLIQKGVKPSFDELESLLIARHTPNVHNKLKKGRVAILGLGGLGSNIAISLARIGVGELLLIDYDVVEPSNLNRQQYFIDDIGKLKTDAMVENITKINPFIKLKKQNIFLNKYNMDILKEADLIIEAFDDASCKAQVCNYILINLKDKYLIASSGMAGYYDSNIITTKKIRDRFYICGDFVNEAKIGEGLMAPRVAICANHMANLATKILIDI; this is encoded by the coding sequence GTGGTTAAAATAAAAATATTTGTAAATGAAGTATTAACAGATGTTGAAAAAAATACAACTGCCTATAAAGTTAGAGATAAATATAATCATAAATGTGATGTATTGGTGTTGAATGGATATCCAATTAAAGCTGACATTCCACTTTCTGAAAATGATAAATTAACACTTATACAAAAAGGGGTTAAACCTTCTTTTGATGAGTTAGAAAGCTTGTTGATAGCTAGACATACTCCAAATGTGCATAATAAATTAAAAAAAGGAAGAGTTGCTATATTGGGACTAGGTGGACTTGGGTCCAATATAGCTATCTCTTTAGCTCGAATTGGAGTTGGAGAACTTCTACTTATAGATTATGATGTTGTGGAGCCATCTAACTTAAATAGACAGCAATACTTTATAGATGATATAGGAAAACTAAAAACAGATGCTATGGTTGAAAATATAACAAAAATTAATCCATTTATAAAATTAAAAAAGCAAAATATTTTTTTAAATAAATATAATATGGATATACTTAAAGAGGCAGATTTGATAATTGAAGCTTTTGATGATGCTTCATGTAAAGCACAAGTTTGTAATTATATCTTAATAAATTTGAAAGATAAATATTTGATAGCATCATCAGGTATGGCAGGTTATTATGATTCAAATATAATAACTACTAAGAAAATAAGAGATAGATTTTATATATGTGGAGATTTTGTAAATGAAGCTAAAATTGGAGAGGGACTTATGGCTCCAAGAGTTGCTATTTGTGCAAATCATATGGCAAATTTGGCAACAAAAATACTTATAGATATATAA
- the ribD gene encoding bifunctional diaminohydroxyphosphoribosylaminopyrimidine deaminase/5-amino-6-(5-phosphoribosylamino)uracil reductase RibD: MKFISQKEKDIYYMKKAIELAKNGEGFVNPNPLVGCVIVKDDDIIGKGYHERFGSNHAEINAINSANQSLKDTTLYVNLEPCSHYGKTPPCVDKIIQNKIKRVVISTLDPNPIVCGNGVKKLRDNNIDVTVGILEKEAKQLNEIFFYYIKTKKPLCIVKSAVSLDGKIATKSLESKWISNESSRYLTHKYRNKYQGIMVGINTVLNDNPLLTCRLNQENVSHPVRIIIDTNLKLPVDSKLVKDKNNKTIVFTCCEDSEKSLVLRKNNIEVVLSPKKNNMVDLEFVMYKLGELKIDSVLVEGGATLNDSLFRNNLVDKVKLFLSPKIIGGKDAPTFVSGDGIDYLSDAIQLEIKNVTLIDGDILVESDVLN; this comes from the coding sequence GTGAAATTTATAAGTCAAAAAGAGAAAGATATTTATTATATGAAAAAAGCTATTGAATTAGCCAAAAATGGAGAAGGTTTTGTAAATCCAAATCCATTAGTGGGATGTGTAATCGTTAAAGATGATGACATAATAGGTAAAGGATATCATGAGAGATTTGGCTCTAATCACGCTGAAATAAATGCTATAAATAGTGCTAATCAAAGTTTAAAAGACACTACCCTTTATGTGAATTTAGAACCCTGTTCTCATTATGGCAAAACACCTCCTTGTGTAGATAAAATTATTCAAAATAAGATTAAGAGAGTCGTAATATCTACATTAGACCCAAATCCAATCGTTTGTGGTAATGGAGTAAAAAAACTAAGAGACAATAACATTGATGTTACTGTAGGTATATTAGAAAAAGAAGCAAAACAATTAAATGAAATATTTTTTTACTATATAAAAACAAAAAAACCTCTTTGTATTGTAAAATCAGCAGTAAGTTTAGATGGCAAGATTGCCACAAAATCGCTAGAATCAAAATGGATATCTAATGAATCATCAAGATATCTAACTCATAAGTATAGAAATAAATATCAAGGTATAATGGTTGGGATAAACACAGTTTTAAATGATAATCCATTGCTAACTTGCAGACTTAACCAAGAAAATGTATCTCACCCTGTAAGAATAATAATAGACACAAACTTAAAATTGCCAGTTGATAGCAAATTAGTTAAAGATAAAAACAATAAAACTATAGTTTTTACGTGTTGTGAAGATAGTGAAAAATCATTAGTTCTAAGAAAAAATAATATTGAAGTAGTACTTTCTCCTAAAAAAAATAATATGGTAGATTTAGAATTTGTAATGTATAAATTAGGAGAATTAAAAATTGATTCTGTTTTAGTTGAAGGTGGTGCTACACTTAATGACAGTCTATTTAGAAACAATTTAGTTGATAAAGTCAAATTGTTTTTATCACCTAAAATTATAGGTGGAAAAGATGCTCCTACTTTCGTTTCTGGAGATGGAATAGATTACTTATCAGATGCTATACAATTAGAAATTAAGAATGTAACTTTAATAGATGGCGATATTTTGGTAGAGTCTGATGTTTTAAATTAA
- a CDS encoding thiazole synthase, which produces MDKLVLGGHEFNSRLLVGTGKYGSNDILPKVIKESGSEIITMALRRVDLDNKQENILTYIPKEMTILPNTSGATNAEEAVRIARISRKMGCGDFIKIEVISDTRYLLPDNEETIKATKILADEGFIVLPYMTPDLYAGRRLIEAKAAAVMPLGAPIGSNRGLQMKEMIKIMIDELDIPIIVDAGIGKPSQAMEAMEMGADAVLVNTAIASAGDPVQMARAFKLAVEGGREAYIAKAGSVSEFANASSPLTGFLGNL; this is translated from the coding sequence ATGGATAAATTAGTACTTGGAGGACATGAATTCAATAGCAGATTATTGGTTGGAACAGGTAAATATGGCTCAAATGATATATTGCCTAAAGTAATCAAAGAAAGTGGAAGCGAAATAATAACAATGGCACTTAGAAGAGTAGATTTAGATAATAAACAAGAAAATATCTTAACATATATTCCAAAAGAAATGACTATACTTCCAAACACGTCAGGAGCTACTAATGCAGAAGAAGCTGTAAGAATAGCTAGAATATCTAGAAAAATGGGTTGTGGAGACTTTATAAAAATAGAAGTAATATCAGATACTAGATACTTACTTCCTGATAATGAAGAAACTATAAAAGCTACAAAAATACTTGCTGATGAAGGATTTATAGTACTTCCATATATGACACCAGACCTTTATGCTGGAAGAAGACTTATAGAAGCTAAAGCAGCAGCAGTTATGCCTCTTGGTGCTCCAATTGGTTCAAATAGAGGTCTTCAAATGAAAGAAATGATAAAAATAATGATAGATGAATTAGATATACCAATAATAGTTGATGCAGGTATTGGTAAACCATCTCAAGCTATGGAAGCTATGGAAATGGGAGCTGATGCAGTGCTTGTTAATACTGCTATAGCTTCAGCAGGTGACCCTGTGCAAATGGCTAGAGCATTTAAGTTAGCTGTAGAAGGTGGACGAGAAGCTTATATAGCAAAAGCAGGAAGTGTATCAGAATTTGCAAATGCATCTTCTCCTTTAACAGGTTTTTTAGGCAATTTATAG
- the thiC gene encoding phosphomethylpyrimidine synthase ThiC, protein MNYTTQMDAARKGIITKEMEIVSQKEQVDVNELRELIAKGQVVIPANKNHKSLSAEGVGKNLKTKINVNLGISRDCKNIENELEKVKVAIDMKAEAIMDLSNYGKTREFREKVVEMSPAMIGSVPMYDAVGYLEKELKDITEEEFLNVIRQHAIDGVDFITIHAGLTRSVCQKIKNHERLTHIVSRGGSLLFAWMELNNKENPIYTNFDKILDICEEYDVTLSLGDACRPGCIKDSTDGVQIQELVVLGELTKRAWERNVQVMIEGPGHMAIDEIEANVVLEKRLCHGAPFYVLGPLVTDIAPGYDHITSAIGGALACAKGVDFLCYVTPAEHLRLPNLDDMKEGIIAAKIAAHAGDIAKNVKGAREWDNKMSKARADLDWCEMFRLAIDPEKAKRYRDESTPTHEDSCTMCGKMCSMRTVKKILNNEELNLI, encoded by the coding sequence ATGAATTATACAACGCAAATGGATGCTGCTAGAAAAGGCATAATAACTAAAGAAATGGAAATCGTTTCTCAAAAGGAACAAGTAGATGTAAATGAATTAAGAGAATTAATAGCAAAGGGACAAGTTGTTATACCTGCTAACAAAAATCATAAATCCTTAAGTGCAGAAGGTGTAGGTAAAAATTTAAAAACAAAGATAAATGTAAACTTAGGAATTTCAAGAGATTGTAAGAATATAGAAAATGAACTTGAAAAAGTTAAAGTGGCAATAGACATGAAAGCTGAAGCAATAATGGATTTGAGTAACTATGGAAAAACTAGAGAATTTAGAGAAAAAGTTGTTGAAATGTCACCTGCAATGATAGGTTCGGTTCCTATGTATGATGCAGTAGGGTATTTAGAAAAAGAACTAAAGGATATAACAGAAGAAGAATTTTTAAATGTAATAAGACAACATGCTATTGACGGAGTTGATTTTATTACTATACATGCTGGTCTTACTAGAAGTGTTTGTCAAAAGATAAAAAATCATGAAAGATTAACTCATATAGTATCTCGTGGAGGTTCACTATTATTTGCTTGGATGGAGTTAAATAATAAAGAAAATCCTATTTATACTAATTTTGATAAGATTTTAGATATATGTGAAGAGTATGATGTTACATTAAGTTTGGGGGATGCATGTAGACCTGGTTGTATAAAAGATTCTACAGATGGAGTTCAGATTCAAGAACTTGTAGTATTAGGAGAACTTACTAAAAGAGCATGGGAAAGAAATGTACAAGTCATGATAGAAGGACCTGGTCATATGGCTATTGATGAAATAGAAGCAAATGTAGTGTTAGAAAAAAGACTATGTCATGGAGCACCTTTTTATGTTCTTGGTCCATTGGTTACAGATATAGCCCCAGGTTATGACCATATAACTAGTGCAATAGGAGGAGCATTAGCATGTGCTAAAGGAGTAGACTTCTTATGCTATGTAACTCCAGCAGAACATTTAAGATTACCTAATTTAGATGATATGAAAGAAGGGATAATAGCTGCTAAAATAGCTGCTCATGCAGGAGATATAGCTAAGAATGTTAAAGGAGCTCGTGAATGGGATAACAAAATGAGTAAAGCTAGAGCAGATTTAGATTGGTGTGAAATGTTTAGACTTGCAATAGACCCTGAAAAAGCTAAAAGATATAGAGATGAGTCAACTCCGACTCATGAAGATAGTTGTACTATGTGTGGAAAAATGTGTTCAATGAGAACAGTTAAAAAAATATTAAACAATGAGGAACTTAATTTAATATAA
- a CDS encoding alanine:cation symporter family protein, with amino-acid sequence MDFLNGILTGINNAVVFVNNYLWSYILIIMLVVIGIYFTIKTNFVQFRYFIEMFRLLGDGAANKNAKKEGKISSFQAFCISTSSRVGTGNIAGIAIAVVAGGPGAVFWMWLIALIGSASSFVESTLAQIYKVKNGPAFRGGPAYYMEQGLNKRWMGVLFSILITICYGFVFNAVQANTVSLAFNNAFGISKMAMGIGLGILTAIVIFGGVHRIAKVSEIIVPVFAGLYILVALAIVVMNITEIPGVISLIVESAFDFRGMAIGTFMGVVMTGVKRGLFSNEAGMGSAPNAAATAHVTHPVKQGLIQSLGVFTDTIIICSCTAFMVLLYSDYASSGATGIELAQEALTHHIGPIGNIFIAVCIFLFAFSSIVGNYYYGESNMEFMSGSKIKLNVFRVFVVGMVLFGSLTQVEVVWNLADLFMALMAIINLIAITLLGKYAFIALKDYTSQKKSGIKDPVFIADEIEGLENVSEWHTELSDERLG; translated from the coding sequence ATGGATTTTTTAAATGGTATTTTAACAGGCATTAACAATGCAGTAGTATTTGTAAATAATTACTTATGGTCTTATATTCTAATTATAATGTTAGTTGTAATTGGTATTTACTTTACTATTAAAACAAATTTTGTACAATTCAGATATTTTATAGAAATGTTTAGGCTTTTAGGTGATGGTGCAGCAAATAAAAATGCAAAAAAAGAAGGAAAAATATCTTCATTTCAAGCCTTTTGTATAAGTACATCTTCAAGAGTTGGTACTGGAAATATAGCAGGGATAGCAATTGCAGTAGTAGCAGGAGGTCCTGGTGCTGTATTTTGGATGTGGCTTATAGCTTTAATTGGTTCTGCTTCAAGTTTTGTGGAGAGTACATTGGCTCAAATTTATAAAGTTAAGAATGGACCAGCTTTTAGAGGTGGACCAGCTTATTATATGGAACAAGGTTTAAATAAAAGATGGATGGGTGTTTTATTTTCAATACTTATAACTATCTGTTATGGATTTGTATTCAATGCAGTTCAAGCAAATACTGTTTCATTGGCTTTTAATAATGCATTTGGTATAAGTAAAATGGCTATGGGAATAGGTCTTGGAATTTTAACAGCAATAGTTATTTTTGGTGGTGTTCATAGAATAGCAAAAGTTTCAGAAATAATAGTTCCTGTATTTGCAGGATTATACATATTAGTTGCTTTAGCTATAGTTGTAATGAATATAACAGAAATACCAGGAGTTATATCATTAATAGTAGAAAGCGCATTTGATTTTAGAGGAATGGCAATTGGTACATTTATGGGAGTTGTAATGACTGGAGTAAAAAGAGGTTTATTTTCTAATGAAGCAGGAATGGGTAGTGCACCTAATGCTGCTGCAACAGCACATGTAACTCACCCTGTAAAACAAGGTTTAATCCAATCTCTAGGTGTTTTTACAGATACTATAATTATATGTAGTTGTACAGCATTCATGGTATTATTATATTCAGATTATGCTAGTAGTGGAGCAACAGGAATTGAATTAGCTCAAGAAGCTTTAACTCACCATATAGGTCCAATAGGAAATATTTTTATAGCAGTTTGTATATTCTTATTTGCATTTAGTTCTATAGTAGGAAATTATTACTATGGAGAATCAAATATGGAGTTTATGAGTGGAAGTAAAATTAAACTTAATGTATTTAGAGTTTTCGTTGTAGGTATGGTTTTATTTGGTTCTCTTACTCAAGTAGAAGTAGTCTGGAATTTAGCAGATTTATTTATGGCACTGATGGCTATAATAAACTTAATAGCAATAACTCTTTTAGGTAAGTACGCATTTATTGCTTTAAAAGACTATACAAGCCAAAAAAAATCTGGAATAAAAGACCCTGTATTTATTGCAGATGAAATAGAAGGACTAGAAAATGTATCAGAGTGGCACACTGAATTATCTGATGAACGTTTAGGATAA
- a CDS encoding riboflavin synthase, with protein MFTGIVEEVGILRKITANGKSGKVTIQSNKILDGTNLGDSIAVNGVCLTVSSLGKNEFTADVMMETVRSTNLSSLNPSDEVNLERAMSLSSRFGGHLVTGHVDSKGTICKFEKDENAVLISIQPSKELLSTMIHKGSVAIDGVSLTIAYLDNEIFKVSVIPHTKFNTTLLTKNIGDFVNLESDVIGKYVNNFLVKNYKELNSNSSNYKSNIDKEFLFKNGF; from the coding sequence ATGTTTACTGGCATAGTAGAAGAAGTTGGAATACTTAGAAAAATTACTGCTAATGGCAAAAGTGGAAAAGTCACCATACAATCAAATAAAATACTAGATGGTACAAATCTTGGAGATAGTATTGCTGTAAATGGAGTTTGCTTAACTGTTTCAAGTTTAGGTAAAAATGAATTTACTGCTGATGTCATGATGGAAACAGTCCGTTCCACAAATTTAAGTTCATTAAATCCAAGTGATGAAGTAAATCTTGAAAGAGCTATGAGTCTTTCTTCTAGATTTGGTGGACACCTAGTAACAGGTCATGTTGATAGTAAAGGTACTATTTGTAAATTTGAAAAAGATGAAAATGCAGTTTTAATAAGCATACAACCGTCCAAAGAACTTTTATCAACAATGATACACAAAGGTTCTGTTGCTATTGATGGTGTAAGTCTAACTATAGCTTATTTAGATAATGAGATATTTAAGGTTTCGGTTATACCTCATACTAAATTTAACACTACTCTCTTGACAAAGAATATTGGAGACTTTGTCAATTTAGAAAGTGATGTAATTGGAAAGTATGTTAATAATTTTCTTGTAAAAAACTACAAGGAATTAAATTCTAATAGTAGTAACTATAAATCAAATATAGATAAAGAATTTTTATTTAAAAATGGTTTTTAA
- the recQ gene encoding DNA helicase RecQ — translation MNKKPLEILSKYYGYTSFRKGQESIINSILNKKDVLAIMPTGGGKSICYQLPALILDGMTVVISPLISLMKDQVDALKAMGINAAFINSSLGNKEFNEILSNIRKNTYKILYIAPERLDTQEFLELINNNDISQIAIDEAHCVSQWGHDFRLSYRRISTFINSLSKRPIVTAFTATASEEVRADIINLLCLESPDCYITGFDRENLAINIVKSSSKNKYILDYIQNHKNESGIIYTATRKEVENIYNGLAKRNISVSKYHAGLSKNERNKNQEDFINDNIDIMIATNAFGMGIDKPNIRWVIHYNMPQSVENYYQEIGRAGRDGEKSECILLFSPGDVHIQKYLIDIGVENPERKLFQHKKLQHMIDLVYSNSCYRRTILNYFGENYIENCNNCSNCLVEGEIVDKTIDAQKVISCVARMKRSYGVTTIVDVLRGSKNKKILQLGLDTLSTYNIMRDYSSEDLKNFINTLVSHGFLDLVETLGSGNRGSYPTIRLNDMSMKVLKGEVKVEFKEIVMTKSLEIEDELYSALRELRHLIASEERIAPYMVFGDGTLRAMSSSYPVNKEEMLNISGVGEIKYQKYGEDFETLIKEYVEKNNIDKKDKEKNVDLMNVNSEFLEVNTDKALYERLINIREEYAKKEKLLPYMILTNKALKEISGRYPIDKEQLKDISGIGEVKIEKYGASILDEVKHYVKENSIDVTWEKKKKRKLILDGESRKNNEIALDLLNQGKDIQSVSQEIEVSLSTVIGYVYDYLKDGQSISFTLDLENFYSEDERKMILEVCEEVGYENLNNIKRKLPDSIKYENIRAVILKSYLENSKKGASLE, via the coding sequence ATGAATAAAAAACCTTTAGAAATATTATCAAAATACTATGGATATACAAGTTTTAGAAAAGGCCAAGAGTCCATAATAAATTCTATTTTGAATAAAAAAGATGTATTAGCTATAATGCCAACTGGAGGAGGAAAATCTATATGTTATCAACTTCCAGCATTGATATTAGATGGGATGACAGTAGTGATTTCACCACTTATATCTCTTATGAAAGACCAAGTAGATGCTTTAAAAGCCATGGGAATCAATGCTGCTTTTATAAATAGTTCATTGGGAAACAAAGAATTTAATGAAATATTAAGTAATATTAGAAAAAATACTTATAAAATACTTTATATTGCTCCAGAAAGATTAGATACCCAAGAATTTCTTGAACTAATAAATAATAATGACATAAGTCAAATTGCAATAGATGAAGCACATTGTGTATCTCAATGGGGACATGATTTTAGACTGAGTTATAGAAGGATTTCTACGTTTATCAATAGTTTGTCTAAAAGACCTATAGTCACAGCCTTTACAGCTACTGCATCAGAAGAGGTAAGAGCTGATATAATAAATTTATTGTGTTTAGAGAGTCCAGATTGTTACATAACAGGGTTTGATAGAGAAAATCTAGCAATAAATATAGTGAAATCATCTAGTAAAAATAAATATATTTTGGACTATATTCAAAATCATAAAAATGAGTCTGGAATTATATATACAGCTACTAGAAAAGAAGTTGAAAATATTTATAATGGCTTGGCAAAGAGAAATATATCTGTATCAAAATACCATGCAGGTTTATCTAAAAATGAAAGAAATAAGAATCAAGAAGATTTTATAAATGATAATATAGATATAATGATAGCAACAAATGCATTTGGGATGGGTATTGATAAGCCCAATATAAGATGGGTTATACACTACAATATGCCTCAAAGTGTAGAAAATTACTACCAAGAAATAGGGAGAGCTGGTAGGGATGGAGAAAAAAGTGAATGTATACTTTTATTTTCTCCAGGAGATGTACATATACAAAAATATTTAATAGATATTGGTGTTGAAAATCCTGAAAGAAAATTATTTCAACATAAAAAACTTCAGCATATGATTGATTTAGTTTATAGTAATTCATGCTATAGGAGGACAATATTAAATTACTTTGGAGAAAATTATATAGAAAACTGTAATAACTGTAGTAATTGTTTAGTTGAAGGAGAAATAGTGGATAAAACTATAGATGCTCAAAAAGTTATTTCATGTGTAGCTAGAATGAAAAGAAGTTATGGTGTTACTACTATTGTAGATGTACTTAGAGGGTCTAAAAACAAAAAAATTTTACAACTTGGTTTAGATACTTTGTCTACATATAATATTATGAGAGATTATTCAAGTGAAGACTTGAAGAATTTTATAAATACATTAGTTTCTCATGGTTTTTTAGATTTAGTCGAAACTTTAGGTAGCGGAAACAGAGGAAGTTACCCAACTATAAGATTAAATGATATGTCTATGAAAGTTTTGAAGGGCGAGGTAAAGGTAGAATTTAAGGAAATTGTAATGACAAAATCTCTAGAAATAGAAGATGAATTATATAGTGCTTTAAGAGAATTAAGACACTTAATTGCAAGTGAAGAAAGAATAGCTCCATATATGGTTTTTGGAGATGGAACACTTAGAGCTATGTCTAGTAGTTATCCAGTCAATAAAGAAGAAATGCTAAATATATCTGGAGTAGGAGAAATTAAATATCAAAAATATGGTGAAGATTTTGAAACACTAATCAAAGAATATGTCGAAAAAAACAATATAGATAAAAAAGACAAAGAAAAAAATGTCGATTTAATGAATGTCAATAGTGAATTTCTTGAAGTTAATACAGATAAAGCTTTATATGAAAGGCTAATAAATATTAGAGAAGAATATGCTAAAAAAGAAAAATTACTTCCATACATGATTTTAACTAATAAGGCTTTGAAAGAAATAAGTGGAAGATATCCTATTGATAAAGAACAATTAAAGGATATTTCGGGTATAGGTGAAGTAAAAATTGAAAAGTATGGGGCTAGTATTTTAGATGAAGTTAAACATTATGTAAAAGAAAATAGTATTGATGTTACTTGGGAGAAAAAGAAAAAAAGAAAATTGATACTAGATGGAGAAAGCAGAAAAAACAATGAAATAGCACTAGATTTGTTAAATCAAGGTAAGGATATACAAAGTGTAAGTCAAGAAATAGAAGTCTCCCTATCTACAGTTATTGGATATGTATATGATTATTTAAAAGATGGGCAAAGTATATCATTTACATTAGATTTAGAAAATTTTTATAGTGAAGATGAAAGGAAGATGATTTTAGAAGTATGTGAAGAAGTAGGTTATGAAAATTTAAATAACATAAAAAGAAAACTTCCAGATTCAATAAAGTATGAAAATATAAGGGCTGTTATACTTAAATCTTATCTTGAAAATTCGAAAAAAGGTGCATCATTGGAGTAA
- a CDS encoding 6,7-dimethyl-8-ribityllumazine synthase, translating to MIYEGKLIGKDLKIGIINSRFNEFITSKLLSGAQDCLLRHDVTQENIEVVWVPGAFEIPLVAQKMSKSGKYDAIICLGCVIRGATSHYDYVCSEVSKGIAKVSLDNELPVIFGIVTTENIEQAIERAGTKAGNKGYDCAMNALEMANLFKVLD from the coding sequence ATGATATATGAAGGAAAACTTATTGGAAAAGATTTAAAAATAGGTATAATAAACTCTCGTTTTAATGAATTTATAACATCAAAACTTTTATCTGGTGCTCAAGATTGCCTTTTAAGACACGATGTTACTCAGGAAAATATAGAAGTGGTTTGGGTACCTGGAGCTTTTGAGATTCCTCTCGTTGCTCAAAAAATGTCTAAGAGTGGTAAGTATGATGCTATAATATGCTTAGGATGTGTTATAAGAGGTGCTACTTCTCATTATGATTATGTATGTAGCGAAGTATCTAAAGGCATTGCAAAAGTATCTTTGGATAATGAATTACCTGTTATATTTGGAATAGTAACAACAGAAAATATTGAACAAGCTATTGAAAGAGCTGGAACAAAAGCTGGAAATAAAGGATATGATTGTGCTATGAATGCACTAGAAATGGCAAACCTATTTAAGGTTCTAGATTAA